In Mastacembelus armatus chromosome 5, fMasArm1.2, whole genome shotgun sequence, a single genomic region encodes these proteins:
- the LOC113130723 gene encoding G-protein coupled receptor 61-like, which yields MEPMRNSSQPPPQLMSNMSVSSLPESWALSQSLALLAMLLMDLLAVLGNVAVMAVIAKAPQLHKFAFVFHLCVVDLLAALVLMPLGMLSNRAFFGEALCRSYLFLSVCLVSAAILSISVINVERYYYIIHPMRYEVKMTVGLVASVLVGIWVKALAMSALPLLAWFLQGGRTPLLESSGIGGGGGGTVSSPPAQAHRRCSLHWTGGGSNRLAFMVLFTLVYFLCPLLVILVVYCNMFKVARVAAMHHGPLPTWMDTPRRQRSESLSSRSTMVTSSGTGTGTGRVTPQRPFGGGKAAAVLAAVGGQFLCCWLPYFTFHLYSALAASPPATLAYLEEVVTWIGYFCFTSNPFFYGCLNRQIREELGKHLPCLFRRAGVEVEDRLPSREGSIEENFLQFLQGTGCNLDPQNSHSTSSPKGEACCPVAQSQPPEPAQSIPIDFRIPGQIAEETSEFIETEQSKNNHIYTDN from the coding sequence ATGGAGCCGATGCGGAACTCCTCCCAGCCACCTCCTCAGCTCATGTCCAACATGTCTGTGTCCTCTCTGCCTGAAAGCTGGGCTCTGTCCCAGTCGCTAGCCCTGCTGGCCATGCTGCTCATGGATCTGCTGGCTGTGCTGGGTAACGTGGCTGTCATGGCAGTTATCGCCAAGGCCCCACAGCTCCACAAGTTTGCCTTCGTCTTCCACCTGTGCGTGGTGGACCTGCTGGCAGCCTTGGTGCTGATGCCTCTCGGCATGCTCTCAAACCGAGCTTTCTTCGGGGAGGCCCTGTGCCGGAGCTACCTCTTTCTCAGCGTGTGCCTGGTCAGCGCCGCCATTCTCTCGATCTCTGTCATCAACGTGGAGCGTTACTATTACATCATACACCCTATGCGCTATGAAGTAAAGATGACTGTTGGCCTTGTAGCGTCAGTACTGGTGGGGATATGGGTCAAAGCTCTGGCTATGTCTGCTCTGCCTTTGCTCGCTTGGTTCCTGCAAGGCGGAAGAACTCCTCTTCTGGAGAGTAGTGGCATTGGGGGAGGAGGCGGTGGGACAGTCTCATCTCCCCCTGCTCAGGCTCACAGGCGCTGCTCACTGCACTGGACAGGGGGAGGGTCGAACCGCTTGGCCTTCATGGTCCTCTTTACTctggtttattttctgtgtCCACTCCTAGTCATTCTTGTCGTGTACTGCAATATGTTCAAAGTGGCTCGGGTAGCTGCCATGCACCATGGACCTCTACCTACCTGGATGGACACACCTCGTCGCCAGCGGTCGGAGTCGCTCAGCAGCCGTTCTACCATGGTTACCAGCTCTGGGACGGGGACTGGGACAGGAAGAGTGACTCCACAGCGCCCCTTTGGAGGAGGGAAAGCTGCAGCAGTGCTGGCAGCGGTAGGTGGGCAGTTCCTTTGCTGCTGGCTGCCCTACTTTACTTTCCACCTGTATTCAGCACTGGCTGCCAGCCCTCCGGCCACACTGGCCTATCTGGAGGAGGTGGTTACATGGATTGGCTATTTCTGCTTCACCTCGAATCCCTTCTTCTACGGCTGTCTCAACAGGCAGATCCGGGAGGAGCTGGGAAAGCACCTGCCTTGTCTGTTTCGTCGAGCCGGGGTTGAGGTCGAGGACAGGCTGCCCAGTCGGGAAGGATCCATAGAAGAGAATTTCCTTCAGTTTCTTCAGGGCACTGGCTGCAACTTGGATCCTCAGAATTCTCACAGCACCTCTAGTCCCAAAGGGGAGGCCTGCTGCCCCGTGGCTCAGTCCCAACCACCTGAACCAGCACAGTCCATACCCATTGATTTCCGCATCCCTGGACAAATTGCAGAGGAGACATCAGAGTTTATTGAGACTGAGCAGtcaaaaaacaaccacatataTACAGACAATTGA
- the LOC113129852 gene encoding amphoterin-induced protein 1-like gives MGVSLCISHHAADEVHRRRRGFFAVLPLVLLLAALGVSGQLLGSPLDCRKTCVCASNIISCSKMNLTNVPSALPQYASVLDLSFNFITKLRAEWTPDKLSRLHSLMLSHNNLTFLSSEAFVYVTELRYLDLSSNSLRLLDEFIFEPLEHLEVLLLYNNRISQIDRSAFSGLVSLKRLYLSENQISRFPLELVKERSRLENISLLDVSSNRIKHLPFHELQVLPAWITNGLYFHNNPLLCSCELYNVVARWFLKELSSATDFKNSHTCVLPGPQKDKITTLDLDRVGLNCSQVKMLGEEAYLEQSLVLDCDTRQKDMMKTWALPGNIPVSQANRTAVVRPDGKLQIGPLKAEDSGVYTCYATSDSINETLYVTVVVFNSTMSGGLDNLKTAYTTLVACLVSLVMVLVYLYLTPCRCSFCPGHGLDKNDTIDSLHSSIISVSQTGQERGEGGGFPYRQVAFLDPKDQPEQNGRLNPTGQEDENWKGDNRERSRPESVSSVCSDTPMVV, from the coding sequence ATGGGGGTCTCGCTGTGTATTTCCCATCATGCTGCTGATGAAGTGCATAGACGAAGAAGAGGCTTCTTCGCGGTTCTTCCTCTGGTTTTACTGTTAGCAGCACTGGGAGTCAGTGGGCAGTTACTGGGCAGCCCTCTGGACTGTCGCAAGACCTGTGTGTGCGCCAGCAACATCATCAGCTGCTCCAAGATGAATCTAACCAACGTTCCCAGCGCTCTGCCACAGTACGCGAGCGTTCTGGATCTCAGCTTCAATTTCATCACCAAGCTGCGTGCTGAGTGGACGCCTGACAAACTCAGCAGGCTACACAGTCTGATGCTCAGCCACAACAACCTCACCTTTCTGTCCTCTGAGGCTTTTGTGTATGTGACAGAGCTCCGTTACCTGGACCTGTCCTCTAACAGCCTCCGCCTGCTGGACGAGTTCATCTTTGAGCCGCTGGAGCACTTGGAGGTGCTGCTGTTGTACAACAACCGCATCTCTCAGATCGATCGCTCTGCCTTCTCTGGCCTTGTGAGTCTGAAAAGACTCTACCTGAGTGAGAACCAAATCTCACGCTTCCCCTTGGAGCTGGTGAAGGAGCGGAGCCGCCTGGAAAATATTAGCCTGTTGGATGTGTCGTCCAACCGAATCAAACACCTGCCCTTCCACGAGCTTCAGGTTCTGCCTGCCTGGATCACGAATGGTCTGTACTTCCACAACAACCCTCTGCTCTGCAGCTGTGAGCTGTACAATGTTGTGGCCCGTTGGTTCCTCAAGGAGCTCAGCTCAGCCACTGACTTCAAGAACAGCCACACCTGTGTGCTGCCAGGtccacagaaagacaaaataacCACACTGGATCTGGACAGGGTCGGTCTGAACTGTAGCCAGGTCAAAATGTTGGGGGAAGAAGCCTACCTGGAGCAGTCCCTGGTGCTGGACTGTGACACCAGGCAGAAAGACATGATGAAGACCTGGGCCCTGCCAGGAAACATCCCAGTGTCTCAAGCAAACAGGACTGCAGTGGTGCGTCCTGACGGCAAACTCCAGATCGGGCCTCTGAAAGCAGAAGACTCAGGGGTCTATACCTGCTATGCCACAAGCGACTCCATCAATGAGACGCTGTATGTAACTGTAGTGGTGTTTAATTCCACCATGAGCGGTGGACTGGACAACCTGAAAACGGCCTACACCACCCTGGTAGCGTGCTTGGTCAGTCTAGTTATGGTTCTCGTCTACCTCTACCTCACACCCTGCCGCTGCAGTTTCTGTCCGGGACACGGCCTGGACAAAAACGACACCATAGACAGTCTCCACTCTTCAATCATTAGCGTCTCTCAGACAGGGCAGGAAAGAGGGGAAGGCGGAGGCTTCCCCTACAGACAGGTGGCCTTCCTGGACCCTAAGGACCAGCCGGAGCAGAACGGGAGGTTGAACCCCACAGGTCAGGAAGACGAGAATTGGAAAGGCGACAACAGAGAAAGAAGCAGGCCGGAGTCCGTCAGCTCTGTGTGCTCTGATACCCCCATGGTGGTGTAA
- the LOC113129853 gene encoding pepsin A-like encodes MKSVLVFLVLLAVSHSLLRIPLRRGKSARQLLEERGQFEEHRRTFPYDPAAKFLSQDKEHVLPMTFDPDTTYYGVIGIGTPPQLFKVLFDTGSSDLWVPSVRCTSSSCDSHAKFNSSASPTFQAGTEPFSISYSSGFVTGSTGYDTVKISDIYVEYQEFGLTEKESGTLGFVPWDGILGLAFPSLSLEGGTPVFENMWNQGKIPEHMFSMYLSSSLEGSMLILGGTDPSYYTGSISWVPLYQATNFWNIQIQSITINGNTVACSGSCAAIVDSGTSLIVGPRKDINNINGWLGASTDEYGDAVVGCRNVNLLPDIVFNMNGWSFSLPPSAYIIQSTSGCRTGFTSGSWILGEVFMRQFYTAFDVGNNRVGFAQAV; translated from the exons ATGAAATCTGTCTTGGTGTTTCTAGTTCTTCTGGCTGTCTCACACAGTCTTCTCAG GATTCCCCTGAGGAGAGGGAAGTCAGCCAggcagctgctggaggagagaggCCAGTTTGAAGAGCACAGACGGACGTTCCCATATGACCCTGCTGCGAAGTTTCTTTCCCAGGATAAGGAGCATGTTTTGCcgatgacctttgacccagaC ACAACATATTATGGAGTGATTGGCATCGGGACGCCACCGCAGCTGTTCAAGGTTCTCTTTGACACCGGCTCCTCTGACCTGTGGGTTCCTTCAGTACGTTGCACCAGCTCTTCCTGTG aCAGCCATGCAAAGTTCAACAGCTCAGCTTCACCCACTTTTCAGGCCGGCACAGAGCCTTTCTCCATTTCATACAGCAGCGGCTTTGTAACAGGCAGCACAGGATATGACACTGTAAAG ATAAGTGATATCTATGTGGAGTACCAGGAGTTTGGCCTCACTGAAAAAGAGTCAGGTACCCTGGGATTTGTCCCCTGGGATGGGATTCTTGGTCTGGCTTTCCCCAGCCTGTCCCTTGAAGGAGGCACACCTGTATTTGAAAACATGTGGAACCAGGGCAAAATCCCTGAACACATGTTCTCCATGTACCTGAGCAG TTCTTTAGAGGGCAGTATGCTAATTCTGGGAGGAACAGATCCCTCGTACTACACTGGAAGCATTAGCTGGGTCCCTCTATATCAAGCCACTAACTTTTGGAACATCCAAATACAAAG CATCACCATTAATGGGAACACCGTAGCCTGCTCCGGAAGCTGTGCGGCCATAGTGGACTCGGGTACTTCTCTCATCGTCGGCCCGAGAAAAgacatcaacaacatcaacGGCTGGTTGGGAGCCTCCACAGACGAGTATGGTGAC GCTGTTGTGGGTTGTAGAAATGTGAATCTCCTGCCAGACATTGTGTTCAACATGAACGGCTGGagcttctctctccctccatcagCATATATCATACAG TCCACATCTGGGTGCAGGACGGGGTTTACATCCGGCTCCTGGATTCTGGGCGAAGTCTTCATGCGGCAGTTTTACACTGCGTTCGATGTTGGCAACAACAGGGTTGGCTTTGCCCAGGCTGTGTGA